One Ricinus communis isolate WT05 ecotype wild-type chromosome 1, ASM1957865v1, whole genome shotgun sequence DNA window includes the following coding sequences:
- the LOC125369811 gene encoding uncharacterized protein LOC125369811 — protein MVDNAAGGAMLERTPDEVYDIFEMLGANSQQKSVRTKRVEVNEVVANSEMAMQLAELTKRNMYDQTNLMDSYQLMHHVNDPYSNTYNTGWRNHPNFSWKYNDQNPPQLSRSQNQPHYQDQYSQFQRDSNPFFQDQEQTLQSNEQMKPSLEETLQSFMMASHDRMERNEKKTGSIEASLKCLEAQMEQIVEELNKEELSNQPEQANSITTIRIGEIVDNIVMETERNFSSYTGTSKNDGLVQSNEESIQKKEKVEPNLRLKKKEKEAFSRPEFHKAAQPYGPLIPFLNQPKESKNDEFFFESIEMLSKVNTNLPLLDVIRNKPAYAKFFEELNTNKRRYANNKKVQVASVMLQHQLPLKMKDLGSFTINITIGDKKDTKIMLDLGASINLMPYSMYALLGLGELKPTTMSLQFADRSIKYPRGIVEDLLVQVGKLIIPVDFVVLDMENTPARDREQTILLGRLFMATTRTVIDMHDGKLTMTVLGEIVKFKVFDFLTLSPKSTIDKCSYNYLDSLVYENLYDDIPFLIDKSFRDTLDVRIKSIKSYLKGMAYDEEVECERLDA, from the exons ATGGTTGATAATGCAGCTGGGGGTGCTATGTTAGAAAGGACACCTGATGAGGTTTATGACatctttgagatgttaggAGCCAATTCTCAACAAAAGAGTGTGAGGACAAAAAGAGTAGAAGTAAATGAAGTAGTAGCTAATAGTGAGATGGCCATGCAATTGGCTGAATTGACTAA AAGAAATATGTATGACCAAacaaatttgatggattcttaCCAACTCATGCATCATGTGAATGACCCTTATTCCAACACATATAATACAGGTTGGAGAAACCATCCAAATTTTTCTTGGAAATATAATGACCAAAACCCACCACAATTATCGAGAAgtcaaaatcaacctcattACCAAGACCAATATTCTCAATTCCAAAGGGACTCCAATCCTTTCTTTCAAGATCAAGAACAAACTCTTCAATCTAATGAACAAATGAAGCCAAGTTTGGAAGAAACACTTCAATCATTTATGATGGCTTCTCATGATAGGATGGAGaggaatgagaaaaagacagGTTCCATTGAGGCTTCACTAAAATGTTTAGAAGCTCAAATGGAGCAAATTGTTGAAGAGCTCAATAAAGAGGAACTATCAAATCAACCTGAACAAGCCAATTCCATTACTACTATTAGAATAGGTGAGATTGTCGATAATATTGTTATGGAAACTGAAaggaatttttcttcttatacaGGTACATCTAAAAATGATGGATTGGTGCAAAGCAATGAGGAAAGcatacaaaagaaagaaaaagtagagcCTAATCTTAGgctgaaaaagaaagaaaaggaagcatTTTCTAGACCTGAATTTCATAAGGCAGCTCAGCCTTATGGACCCCTTATTCCTTTTCTAAACCAACCCAAAGAGAGcaaaaatgatgaatttttttttgaaagtatTGAGATGCTCTCTAAAGTTAATACTAACTTACCTTTGTTGGATGTTATCAGGAATAAACCAGCTTACGCAAAATTCTTTGAAGAGTTGAACACCAACAAAAGGCGATATGCGAACAACAAAAAAGTACAAGTAGCAAGTGTAATGCTTCAACATCAATTGCCCCTTAAGATGAAGGATCTTGGTAGCTTCACCATTAATATTACAATAGGTGACAAAAAGGATACAAAAATCATGTTAGATTTGGGAGCAAGCATCAACTTGATGCCGTATTCGATGTATGCACTACTTGGCTTGGGAGAGTTGAAGCCTACCACTATGTCTCTTCAATTTGCAGACAGATCGATAAAATATCCTAGAGGTATAGTGGAAGACTTGCTAGTACAAGTAGGTAAGTTAATAATTCCAGTTGATTTTGTAGTACTTGACATGGAAAACACACCAGCAAGGGATAGAGAGCAAACCATACTCCTTGGTAGACTTTTCATGGCAACTACTAGAACTGTGATTGATATGCATGATGGAAAACTTACCATGACAGTTTTAGGAGAAATTGTGAAATTTAAAGTGTTCGATTTTCTAACTTTATCTCCTAAATCTACTATTGATAAgtgttcatataattatttagattctcTTGTTTATGAAAACTTATATGATGATATTCCATTTTTAATTGACAAGAGTTTTCGTGACACTTTAGATGTTCgcattaaaagtataaagtCATACTTAAAAGGAATGGCTTATGACGAAGAGGTGGA GTGTGAAAGATTGGATGCTTGA